One genomic region from Saccharomyces cerevisiae S288C chromosome XI, complete sequence encodes:
- the SAP190 gene encoding Sap190p (Protein that forms a complex with the Sit4p protein phosphatase; required for Sit4p function; member of a family of similar proteins including Sap4p, Sap155p, and Sap185p; SAP190 has a paralog, SAP185, that arose from the whole genome duplication), producing MSGSFWKFGQDYSIESPVSKILNSAFIKINKDQDDDVPTGTCEENIADDEDNSSHDYAASEDNVVNENEEKEEENTLPTTESEYENYRPNLDVLDDLLDDDELYTELMCSNFKLLIFLKYPDVLSKLIEYVTNEKILDEETDSAKKPEIIEGVNDHPILIERDRKDKKEDAEEGGDSEETTNDSDHDSGDERSVDSEETSITLPPESEEQVETRRARIAAEILSADVWPISAAIMQNKDLLGRLWSILDHPAPLPIPASTYFMKINERLLDMDITGMLEFILSRDSLVARFLTHVDNPSLMDFLLKVISTDKPDSPTGVIKILKSQELIPKLLDHLNPEYGISTQSAAGDFIKAFVTLSTNSSNELASGIGPNELTRQLVSEEMIEKLIKIMLKGGTSLSNGVGIIIELIRKNNSDYDFIQLVYTTLESHPPTDRDPIHLIHLVKLFAKHMPDFADMLDKTKLPLMEMPFGNIEPLGFERFKICELIAELLHCSNMTLLNEPNGEMIAQERDIERAKELETSTEKENITAIVDNKSSYYDKDCVEKDITENLGALQINNQGSEEDELNDTGVSSVKLDVKSDAKVVEGLENDASGVELYDETLSDTESVRECLREKPLVGDRLKIALEDTKILISILDMFTEFPWNNFLHNVIFDIAQQIFNGPLKTGYNRFLLKDYLVDAYLTKKIVDADKACQDYEKKTGLRYGYMGHLTLVAEEISKFKEYIDEMKLTFCNTAVSDRLEEPFWKEYSETILADTREKYNTVLGDFGNDQESDDDVIRNSDSEDIIGDTEGNENYGNGENDELLSNGHDSGNMDLYYNFNNNENEENEEDYAEYSDVDNKNYYNNVETNDDDYDSDDGKSKSAESEFTDKISEHRDGNSLYNEDNDENGSDKWTSGTSLFPPDHFPSRSQPSDPKLQDQNIFHHQFDFEGVGDDDDYMDPNDDGQSYARPGNPLYTTPKTPPRPKTILFNSLSALDNNGEDEEVALGTSVDDRMDNEISSDEEDSEDEDEENDMGNEEGYSLYRSRSKEAF from the coding sequence ATGTCAGGTTCTTTCTGGAAGTTTGGTCAGGATTACTCGATAGAGTCACCGGTTTCTAAGATTCTAAATAGTGCCTTTATTAAAATCAATAAGGACCAAGATGACGACGTACCTACCGGCACatgtgaagaaaatattgctGATGACGAAGATAACTCTTCACATGACTACGCTGCTTCTGAAGATAATGTAGTTAACGAGAACGAAgagaaggaagaagaaaatactCTGCCCACTACAGAATCGGAATATGAAAATTATAGACCTAATTTGGACGTCTTAGACGATTTGCTGGATGATGACGAACTGTATACGGAATTAATGTGTTCAAATTTCAAGCTACTAATATTCTTGAAGTATCCTGAtgttttatcaaaattGATAGAATATGTTACCAACGAGAAGATTCTCGACGAAGAAACAGATAGCGCTAAAAAGCCAGAGATTATTGAAGGTGTAAACGATCATCCTATTTTGATAGAAAGAGACAGAAAGGATAAAAAGGAGGACGCTGAAGAAGGAGGCGACTCAGAAGAAACTACAAATGATAGCGATCATGACTCTGGGGACGAAAGAAGTGTTGATTCTGAAGAGACAAGCATTACTTTGCCACCGGAATCTGAGGAACAAGTGGAGACTAGAAGGGCAAGGATAGCTGCTGAAATTTTATCGGCTGATGTATGGCCTATATCCGCAGCAATAATGCAAAATAAGGATCTTCTTGGTAGATTGTGGTCGATACTAGATCACCCAGCTCCCTTACCGATACCAGCTTCCACCTACTTCatgaaaataaatgaaaGACTTCTCGATATGGATATAACGGGGATGTTAGAGTTTATATTAAGCCGAGACAGCTTGGTTGCAAGGTTCTTGACACATGTTGACAATCCGTCTTTGATGGACTTCCTTTTGAAAGTTATCTCGACGGATAAACCTGACTCTCCCACGGGTGTCATAAAGATACTAAAATCACAGGAATTAATACCTAAACTTTTAGATCATCTTAATCCAGAATACGGTATTTCCACTCAGTCTGCGGCAGGCGATTTTATTAAGGCATTCGTCACGTTAAGCACTAACTCAAGCAATGAACTTGCTTCGGGAATAGGTCCTAATGAATTGACAAGGCAATTAGTATCAGAAGAAATGATAGAAAAGTTGATTAAGATAATGCTAAAGGGCGGTACATCCTTAAGTAATGGTGTTGGAATTATCATAGAGTTGATCAGGAAGAATAACTCAGATTATGATTTCATCCAACTAGTCTACACTACCCTAGAAAGTCACCCTCCCACTGATCGAGATCCAATTCACTTGATACATTTAGTCAAACTTTTTGCTAAGCATATGCCTGATTTTGCTGATATGCTGGATAAAACCAAGTTGCCACTAATGGAAATGCCATTCGGTAATATTGAACCTCTGGGATTTGAGAGGTTTAAAATCTGTGAACTTATTGCAGAACTATTGCACTGTTCTAATATGACGCTGCTAAATGAGCCCAATGGTGAGATGATTGCCCAAGAACGTGATATAGAAAGGGCCAAAGAATTAGAAACTTCAAccgaaaaggaaaatataACAGCTATTGTGGACAATAAATCATCATATTATGATAAGGATTGCGTAGAGAAGGATATCACAGAAAATTTAGGCGCtcttcaaataaataatcaaggaagtgaagaagatgaattAAATGATACTGGGGTATCAAGTGTAAAACTAGATGTGAAATCAGACGCAAAGGTAGTTGAGGGGCTAGAAAATGATGCTTCTGGAGTAGAGTTGTATGATGAAACCTTGTCTGACACAGAATCCGTGAGAGAATGCCTAAGGGAAAAACCGCTAGTTGGAGACAGGCTGAAGATTGCTCTAGAAGACACTAAGATACTGATTAGTATCCTTGATATGTTCACTGAGTTCCCTtggaataattttttgcataatgtaatttttgatattgcCCAGCAAATATTCAATGGTCCCCTCAAAACTGGTTATAATAGGTTCCTCTTGAAAGATTATTTGGTTGATGCATACCTAACTAAAAAGATAGTAGATGCGGATAAGGCATGTCAAGactatgaaaaaaagaccGGTTTACGTTATGGTTATATGGGTCATTTGACATTAGTTGCCGAAGAAATATCGAAGTTCAAAGAGTatattgatgaaatgaAGCTAACTTTTTGCAATACCGCTGTTTCAGATCGACTTGAGGAACcattttggaaagaatataGTGAAACGATCTTGGCTGATACAAGAGAGAAGTATAACACCGTTTTGGGAGATTTTGGCAATGACCAAGAAAGCGATGACGATGTTATTAGGAATTCTGATTCTGAGGATATAATTGGTGATACAGAGGGCAACGAAAACTACGGAAATGGAGAAAACGATGAACTTCTTAGTAACGGGCATGATTCTGGGAACATGGATTTATATTATAACTTCAATAATAACgagaatgaagaaaatgaagaagattaCGCAGAGTATAGTGATGTggataataaaaattacTATAATAACGTCGAGACTAACGACGATGATTATGATAGTGATGATGGTAAATCCAAAAGTGCCGAATCAGAGTTTACCGATAAAATATCTGAACATAGGGATGGCAATAGTCTCTATAATGAGgacaatgatgaaaacGGGAGTGACAAATGGACATCGGGTACTTCATTGTTCCCTCCAGACCATTTTCCTAGTAGGTCACAACCTTCAGATCCTAAACTGCAAGAccagaatatttttcacCATCAGTTTGACTTTGAAGGTGTTGGCGATGACGATGACTATATGGATCCTAATGATGATGGCCAGTCATATGCCAGACCTGGTAATCCATTGTATACTACCCCGAAAACACCACCAAGACCGAAGactattcttttcaattctttatcCGCATTGGATAATAATGGCGAAGACGAAGAAGTGGCACTAGGCACCAGTGTTGATGATCGAATGGATAACGAGATATCAAGCGATGAAGAAGACTccgaagatgaagatgaagagaaTGATATGGGCAATGAGGAGGGCTACTCATTATATAGGTCAAGAAGTAAAGAAGCTTTCTGA
- the BCH2 gene encoding Bch2p (Member of the ChAPs (Chs5p-Arf1p-binding proteins) family; part of the exomer complex with Chs5p to mediate export of specific cargo proteins, including Chs3p, from the Golgi to the plasma membrane; BCH2 has a paralog, CHS6, that arose from the whole genome duplication) — protein MSFLWGSTKSKKGKNKKAAGSLPSGVVPQQRVKPTRKNVPIDYPRTLEKVHGESLIFRTSLLSELVSTGKSGIGPPDLIHCTELDKFHDEKIGEFFYITGIDASSVSMPIAFLKLIKWNDGKKLKSASLKNDDITTYCTFNIFQKLDIRLRYESEDVYQVNIVDCLNGNNEIPLSDLIWEETFVSCCIRSVIINSDFERKIPGLVELPFVFENRCASDYKRVIDSLCKFLPRFLECGWDSTKSVYATILNNYLTESLLVFLSITPEFITDYAIQVLDNLMTNDPSNSRYYAIVIISIMERSNDRDVEMIKRIHEILDLLLPVLYGLPSDEPYISDLINCITDVLSIQARFLLNNNDYELSLSISTLATNLSSDNFESWYLLSKGYIFSQQYDKALLSINSMPCLAEYDIVKQAQINAFKFYMNYYKAPLCHSREHCTMTSHELNHLMNIMHYENELELKTIIFGRTVMPNESKYGCIEEIWNKSCLELGPICGPQSDNLINFVSQQEVNTVGDMLLLKRSKETRQESWFIKQVRLLLMELVARIGWNALLQLRSDVFVMESKFKMIESSDKLSTELRQKRLCQRWFDAMFLDVYEDLSISTSSQENKATAKYSGLEWELLGLTLLRVSDLPDAVACLRTSILARFDPISCHHLLNFYLTMDFNDEFMRRFDVDIILDLLVKLISFRIRFYDRFQIFSLQVLRKLEGQLGSEIIKNKIINSPYGQAGITSVIDYMLECLSKNRNEACLAYERPLPDLPSTIKPLAD, from the coding sequence ATGAGTTTTTTATGGGGGTCTACAAAGTCCAAGAAAGGCAAGAATAAAAAGGCTGCAGGTTCTCTTCCGTCAGGTGTTGTTCCACAGCAACGTGTGAAACCAACACGTAAAAACGTTCCTATAGATTATCCAAGaactttggaaaaagtACATGGTGAAAGTTTAATCTTTAGGACGTCCCTTTTAAGTGAATTGGTGAGCACTGGTAAATCTGGTATTGGTCCTCCAGACTTGATTCATTGTACAGAGTTAGATAAATTTCACGATGAGAAAATAGGTGAATTCTTTTACATCACGGGGATCGACGCCTCGAGCGTCTCTATGCCAATTGCATTTTTGAAGCTGATAAAATGGAATGATGGTAAGAAACTAAAATCAGCATCTTTGAAGAACGACGACATCACAACCTACTGCACTTTCaatatctttcaaaaattggacATTAGATTAAGATATGAATCTGAAGATGTTTATCAAGTTAATATCGTTGACTGTTTAAATGGCAACAATGAAATACCGTTGAGTGATCTTATTTGGGAAGAAACTTTCGTTAGCTGTTGCATAAGAAGCGTAATTATTAATTcagattttgaaagaaaaatacctGGGCTAGTGGAATTACCATTTGTTTTTGAGAACAGATGCGCGAGTGATTATAAAAGGGTGATAGATTCGTTATGCAAATTTTTGCCAAGATTTTTAGAATGTGGTTGGGATTCTACAAAGAGCGTCTATGCAACGATACTGAATAACTACCTAACTGAATCATTATTAGTATTTCTGTCTATAACTCCAGAATTCATAACAGACTATGCGATCCAGGTTTTAGACAACTTGATGACGAATGACCCGTCAAATTCTAGATATTACGCTATTGTAATTATTTCTATCATGGAGCGAAGTAATGACCGCGATGTAGAAATGATCAAACGGATACACGAGATATTAGACCTATTACTACCCGTACTGTATGGATTGCCATCCGATGAACCTTACATTTCTGATTTGATCAATTGCATCACCGATGTATTAAGCATCCAAGCAAGGTTTCTATTGAACAATAACGACTATGAACTTTCTTTATCCATTTCCACATTGGCCACGAATTTATCTTctgataattttgaatcTTGGTATCTGTTATCTAAAGgctatattttttcacaaCAGTATGATAAGGCACTGCTCTCAATCAATTCGATGCCCTGTTTAGCGGAATATGATATCGTTAAACAAGCCCAGATTAACGCTTTTAAGTTTTATATGAACTACTACAAGGCACCACTATGTCATAGCAGAGAACACTGTACCATGACATCACACGAGTTAAATCACCTCATGAATATTATGCATTATGAAAATGAGTTGGAGTTGAAGACAATAATATTTGGACGCACTGTAATGCCCAATGAATCTAAGTATGGATGTATTGAAGAGATATGGAATAAATCCTGTCTTGAATTAGGACCTATTTGTGGACCACAGAGTGACAATCTCATAAACTTTGTATCTCAGCAGGAGGTAAATACAGTAGGAGATATGCTGTTACTAAAACGAAGCAAAGAAACCAGACAAGAGAGTTGGTTTATAAAGCAAGTACGTCTTCTGTTGATGGAATTAGTCGCTAGAATCGGCTGGAACGCCTTACTTCAGCTAAGATCTGACGTTTTCGTTATGGAGAgtaaattcaaaatgatAGAATCTTCGGACAAGCTGTCCACAGAATTACGCCAGAAGAGGCTCTGTCAGAGATGGTTTGATGCTATGTTTCTGGACGTTTACGAAGATTTAAGTATTAGCACTTCatctcaagaaaataaggcTACGGCGAAATACAGCGGGTTGGAATGGGAACTACTTGGCTTAACTCTGCTTCGAGTGAGTGACTTACCCGATGCAGTAGCGTGTCTACGAACTAGTATTTTGGCAAGGTTTGACCCTATTAGTTGTCACCATCTGTTGAACTTTTATTTAACCATGGATTTTAATGATGAGTTTATGAGAAGGTTTGACGTCGATATCATTTTAGATCTATTAGTGAAATTGATCTCCTTTCGGATACGATTCTATGATAGATTTCAGATATTTTCCCTTCAAGTACTAAGGAAACTAGAGGGACAGCTGGGCTCCGAAATTAttaagaataaaataattAATTCTCCTTACGGGCAAGCTGGCATCACTTCGGTGATAGATTATATGCTTGAATGCCTCTCTAAAAATAGGAATGAAGCCTGCCTAGCCTATGAACGCCCTCTTCCAGATCTTCCTTCCACTATCAAACCTCTGGCAGACTAA
- the SET3 gene encoding histone-binding protein SET3 (Defining member of the SET3 histone deacetylase complex; which is a meiosis-specific repressor of sporulation genes; necessary for efficient transcription by RNAPII; one of two yeast proteins that contains both SET and PHD domains; SET3 has a paralog, SET4, that arose from the whole genome duplication), whose product MSVPNSKEQSLLDDASTLLLFSKGKKRAEEASKIGSKTDTIEHDESHEREKKGAIEMAAAALATASTVSLPLKKATEQSAAEAATSTAAKEETENQPQKQPQWPVPDSYIVDPDAGIITCICDLNDDDGFTIQCDHCNRWQHAICYGIKDIGMAPDDYLCNSCDPREVDINLARKIQQERINVKTVEPSSSNNSASNKNNGRDRASSTTISDVGDSFSTDQDNTNHRDKRRKRNPSNNSIDSKNESASVNSSDGLTSMPKKKEHFLSAKDAYGAIYLPLKDNVFKSDLIEPFLNKHMDDNWVIQYPHKTFKSVSIEVKPYADIAYSRTYPGFTKLGVYLKKDCIKGDFIQEILGELDFYKNYLTDPRNHYRIWGTAKRRVIFHSHWPIYIDARLSGNSTRYLRRSCQPNVELVTIKLQDTDNRNDKSSGRKSSRIKFVLRALRDISEDEELYIKWQWDSKHPILKLIKGMTIDSLDDLERYGLINSVETILSNGECGCGNNSKDCYLLKVKRYAQSLYKSVKSRGKMNNRYKLNEILNQYNCKKRREPPILHRLEEKAQNTIERAPILLNNFYRQKFLNRNNGPKIPQKNTIDSTNNPDDIAKPFKFALFAQHSSNISVPKKNETSEKPLIITKSTDYDESHITNIEELPIPVLLPINKTSRQTANDVEESQSKNEHKLSRTPSLSNFNKELSKEAQHSQAKTKEIMTEASVNSRRESTPESIMHLSDFSSSQLHSKKKLSFADYRKKLLK is encoded by the coding sequence ATGTCAGTACCTAATTCCAAAGAGCAGTCGCTCCTAGATGATGCATCCacattgttattgttttcaaaagggaaaaaaagagctGAAGAAGCTTCAAAAATAGGCTCTAAAACAGATACTATTGAGCATGATGAGTCTCAtgagagagaaaaaaaaggagcaATAGAAATGGCAGCAGCAGCACTGGCTACAGCATCCACAGTTTCTTTACCTTTAAAGAAAGCTACTGAGCAATCGGCGGCAGAAGCAGCAACATCCACGGCAGCAAAAGAAGAGACCGAAAATCAACCTCAAAAGCAACCTCAATGGCCGGTACCTGATTCGTATATAGTCGATCCTGACGCGGGTATAATTACATGTATATGTGATttaaatgatgatgatggatTCACTATCCAATGTGACCACTGCAACAGATGGCAGCATGCTATTTGCTATGGCATCAAAGATATTGGGATGGCACCTGATGATTACCTTTGCAACTCATGTGATCCAAGAGAGGTAGACATTAACTTGGCTAGGAAAATACAGCAGGAACGCATAAACGTAAAAACAGTAGaaccttcttcatcaaacaATAGTGCTAGTAATAAGAATAACGGTCGGGACAGAGCATCGAGTACAACTATTAGTGACGTTGGCGATAGCTTTTCAACGGATCAGGACAATACTAACCACAGGGacaaaagaaggaaaagaaaccCATCAAATAATAGTATAGACTCCAAAAACGAAAGCGCTTCTGTCAATTCTTCCGATGGATTGACTTCTATgcccaagaaaaaagagcatTTCCTGAGTGCAAAAGACGCATATGGTGCAATATACTTGCCCTTGAAAGACAATGTGTTTAAAAGTGATCTGATCGAACCGTTCTTAAATAAACATATGGATGATAATTGGGTCATACAATATCCTCATAAGACCTTTAAATCTGTGTCAATTGAAGTCAAACCGTATGCTGACATTGCATATTCCAGGACTTACCCAGGCTTCACGAAATTAGGAGTTTATCTCAAAAAGGACTGCATAAAAGGTGAtttcattcaagaaattttagGCGAATTGGACTTCTATAAAAATTATCTCACTGACCCACGAAACCATTACAGGATATGGGGTACAGCTAAAAGAAGGGTCATTTTCCATTCCCATTGGCCGATATATATAGATGCACGCTTATCAGGCAATTCAACTAGGTATTTGAGAAGAAGTTGCCAGCCGAATGTTGAATTAGTAACTATAAAACTGCAAGATACAGACAATAGGAATGACAAAAGCAGTGGAAGAAAATCAAGTagaataaaatttgttttaaGAGCTTTGAGAGATATTTCAGAGGATGAGGAGTTATACATCAAATGGCAGTGGGATTCAAAACATCCTAtattaaaattaataaagGGCATGACAATAGACTCTTTAGATGACCTTGAAAGGTATGGGCTGATAAATTCGGTAGAAACAATTTTGAGTAACGGCGAATGCGGCTGTGGAAATAATTCTAAAGATTGTTATTTATTGAAAGTGAAGAGATACGCGCAAAGTCTTTATAAATCTGTGAAATCCAGAGGAAAAATGAACAACAGATATAAATTAAATGAAATTCTCAACCAATATAATTGCAAAAAGAGACGTGAGCCACCAATTTTGCATAGGCTAGAAGAAAAGGCTCAAAATACTATAGAAAGAGCTCCAATacttttgaataatttttatcGACAAAAATTCCTTAATCGAAATAATGGTCCAAAAATTCCTCAAAAGAATACTATTGATAGTACAAATAATCCTGATGATATTGCAAAACCCTTCAAATTCGCCTTATTTGCACAACATTCTTCTAATATTTCTGttcccaaaaaaaatgaaactTCAGAAAAACCTTTAATAATTACGAAGAGCACAGATTATGACGAATCACACATTACCaatattgaagaattacCAATTCCAGTTCTTTTACCAATAAACAAGACGTCAAGGCAAACTGCAAACGATGTCGAAGAGAGTCAATCAAAGAATGAACATAAATTAAGTAGAACCCcttctctttcaaatttcaataaaGAACTGTCAAAGGAAGCACAACACAGTCaagcaaaaacaaaagaaatcatGACAGAAGCTTCGGTTAATTCAAGGCGAGAATCCACTCCAGAAAGTATAATGCACTTATCAGATTTTTCGTCCTCACAACTGCAttcgaaaaagaaattaagcTTTGCGgattacagaaaaaaactacTGAAATAA
- the GMH1 gene encoding Gmh1p (Golgi membrane hypothetical protein; interacts with Gea1p and Gea2p; required for localization of Gea2p; computational analysis suggests a possible role in either cell wall synthesis or protein-vacuolar targeting; conserved from yeast to human), with protein sequence MSYLPTYSNDLPAGPQGQRRRNNGNENDARQGYGQQSVPMVIRRLFKTPKNLDLETASWEMFHLIFHPRKAYRSIYYQRQTKNQWARDDPSFFIFQIALISLSSIIWSIYNSGFNNDSDMGALSIIGHFFKSLVMMVILDFFIFGFIMATIFYLLLNRSHFKFKSSQNSVVEWAYCFDVHCNSFLIILLCLYFIQFLLLPIINLQNWISLLIGNSLYCFAIGHYFILTFYGYNQLPFLKNLNFILLPTLGLSIIYLISLFGIDLSKKLSFYNY encoded by the coding sequence ATGTCATATTTGCCGACTTATTCCAACGACTTGCCAGCAGGCCCGCAAGGCCAGAGGAGGCGTAATAATGGTAATGAAAACGATGCAAGACAAGGCTACGGTCAGCAATCTGTGCCGATGGTAATCAGGAGGCTTTTCAAAACGCCAAAGAATTTAGATCTCGAGACAGCCAGCTGGGAAATGTTCCATTTGATTTTCCATCCAAGAAAAGCTTATAgatcaatatattatcagCGACAGACGAAAAATCAGTGGGCGAGAGATGatccttcctttttcatcttccaaATAGCCTTAATTTCACTCAGTTCTATTATTTGGTCGATTTATAATTCAGGTTTCAACAACGACAGTGATATGGGGGCCTTGAGCATTATAggtcattttttcaaaagtttggTAATGATGGTgattttagattttttcatatttggATTTATTATGGCAACtattttttaccttttgtTGAATAGGTCACattttaaattcaaatcGAGCCAAAATAGTGTGGTAGAGTGGGCTTATTGTTTCGACGTTCATTGtaattcatttttaatCATCCTACTGTGCCTATACTTCATTCAGTTTTTACTACTGCCCATAATTAATTTACAAAACTGGATTTCCTTACTCATTGGTAATTCGTTATATTGTTTTGCTATTGGCCATTACTTTATTTTAACCTTTTATGGATACAACCAGTTGccattcttgaaaaatttgaactTTATACTTTTACCAACATTAGGATTATCGATAATCTATTTAATCAGTTTATTTGGCATCGACTTATCCAAGAAATTAAGCTTTTACAATTATTAA
- the GCN3 gene encoding translation initiation factor eIF2B subunit alpha (Alpha subunit of translation initiation factor eIF2B (eIF2Balpha); guanine-nucleotide exchange factor for eIF2; mutations in eIF2Balpha alter localization of eIF2B; activity regulated by phosphorylated eIF2; positive regulator of GCN4 expression; mutations in human ortholog EIF2B2 cause fatal brain disease childhood ataxia with central nervous system hypomyelination (CACH); human ortholog EIF2B1 can complement yeast null mutant): MSEFNITETYLRFLEEDTEMTMPIAAIEALVTLLRIKTPETAAEMINTIKSSTEELIKSIPNSVSLRAGCDIFMRFVLRNLHLYGDWENCKQHLIENGQLFVSRAKKSRNKIAEIGVDFIADDDIILVHGYSRAVFSLLNHAANKFIRFRCVVTESRPSKQGNQLYTLLEQKGIPVTLIVDSAVGAVIDKVDKVFVGAEGVAESGGIINLVGTYSVGVLAHNARKPFYVVTESHKFVRMFPLSSDDLPMAGPPLDFTRRTDDLEDALRGPTIDYTAQEYITALITDLGVLTPSAVSEELIKMWYD, encoded by the coding sequence ATGTCGGAGTTTAATATTACAGAAACTTATCTAAGGTTTTTAGAAGAAGATACTGAGATGACAATGCCGATTGCTGCCATTGAAGCATTGGTCACGCTATTAAGAATAAAAACACCAGAAACAGCGGCAGAAATGATTAATACAATAAAAAGCTCCACGGAAGAACTTATTAAATCCATTCCGAACTCAGTTTCCCTGAGAGCCGGTTGTGATATTTTCATGAGATTTGTCTTAAGAAATCTTCATTTATACGGTGATTGGGAAAACTGTAAACAACATTTGATTGAAAATGGCCAGCTTTTTGTATCGAGAGCCAAAAAATCGCGTAACAAGATTGCAGAAATAGGGGTGGATTTCATAGCTGATGATGATATCATCTTGGTACATGGTTATTCGAGAGcagtattttctttattaaatCATGCAGCAAATAAGTTTATTAGGTTCAGATGTGTGGTGACAGAATCAAGACCTAGCAAACAAGGGAACCAGCTATATACTTTACTTGAACAAAAGGGCATACCCGTGACTCTTATTGTCGATAGCGCGGTTGGAGCGGTAATCGATAAGGTTGACAAAGTGTTCGTTGGTGCTGAGGGTGTTGCTGAATCAGGTGGTATTATAAATCTCGTGGGTACCTATTCAGTGGGTGTTTTAGCACATAATGCAAGAAAACCATTCTATGTGGTCACTGAAAGTCACAAATTTGTTCGTATGTTTCCATTGTCTTCAGATGATCTACCTATGGCCGGCCCTCCTTTGGATTTCACACGTCGTACGGACGATCTAGAAGATGCATTGCGTGGGCCCACGATCGACTATACCGCCCAAGAATACATTACTGCATTGATTACAGATTTAGGGGTCCTCACTCCAAGTGCCGTTTCAGAAGAGTTAATCAAGATGTGGTatgattaa